One stretch of Litoribrevibacter albus DNA includes these proteins:
- a CDS encoding ureidoglycolate lyase, translating to MTSYKLTPKPLTKEAFAPFGDVVEIEDQTGNISQDNLIMINGGNTERYDSLAKVQLSSPEDTAVINIFRAQPRSMPMNIEMMERHPRGSQSFHPLSGEDYLVLVADSVEALTPEHLHLFLAKGTQGINYHLNTWHHPVLGLNKVCDFLVVDRKGEGNNCEEFFFDKALNITIDL from the coding sequence ATGACTAGCTACAAGTTAACACCAAAGCCATTAACCAAAGAGGCGTTTGCGCCGTTTGGTGATGTGGTTGAGATAGAAGATCAGACTGGGAATATTTCCCAAGATAATCTGATCATGATTAATGGCGGCAATACTGAGCGTTACGATTCCTTGGCTAAGGTGCAATTGTCATCGCCGGAAGATACGGCTGTAATCAATATCTTTCGCGCGCAACCTCGCTCGATGCCGATGAACATCGAGATGATGGAGCGTCATCCGCGAGGCAGTCAGTCATTTCATCCTCTGTCTGGTGAAGATTATTTGGTGCTGGTGGCTGATTCGGTGGAAGCGCTAACCCCTGAGCATTTGCACTTGTTTTTGGCTAAGGGCACGCAGGGTATTAATTACCATTTGAATACCTGGCATCACCCCGTCCTTGGATTGAACAAAGTGTGTGACTTCCTGGTGGTGGATCGCAAGGGCGAAGGTAATAACTGCGAAGAGTTTTTCTTCGATAAAGCACTGAACATAACGATAGATCTTTAG
- the uraH gene encoding hydroxyisourate hydrolase yields MASPITTHVLDTNLGGPAQGMAVKLYKQIDGELVEIASGETNADGRITDWLDGQQREKGIYRIEFATDPYFEKQGKTCFYPVVTFDFRIEKPEEHYHVPLLVSAYGISTYRGS; encoded by the coding sequence ATGGCAAGCCCTATCACAACACATGTTCTAGATACCAACCTTGGTGGCCCGGCTCAAGGTATGGCTGTAAAGCTGTACAAGCAAATTGATGGCGAGCTGGTTGAGATTGCGTCTGGTGAAACCAATGCCGATGGCCGCATTACCGACTGGTTGGATGGTCAGCAACGTGAAAAAGGGATCTACCGCATTGAATTTGCGACGGACCCGTATTTTGAGAAGCAAGGTAAGACCTGTTTCTACCCAGTGGTGACTTTTGATTTCCGTATTGAGAAGCCGGAAGAGCATTATCATGTGCCGCTTCTGGTATCCGCTTACGGTATCTCGACGTATCGAGGCAGTTAA